A single Jaculus jaculus isolate mJacJac1 unplaced genomic scaffold, mJacJac1.mat.Y.cur u25, whole genome shotgun sequence DNA region contains:
- the LOC123457559 gene encoding mitochondrial import inner membrane translocase subunit Tim8 A-like, with product MDSSSSSSAAGLGSMDPQLQHFIEVETQKQRFQQLVHQIMELCWEKCMDKPGPKLDSRAEAYFVNCIERFIDTSQFILNRLEQTQKYKPVFSESLSD from the coding sequence ATGGATTCCTCCTCGTCATCCTCTGCGGCGGGCTTGGGCTCCATGGATCCCCAGCTGCAGCATTTCATCGAGGTGGAGACGCAGAAGCAGCGCTTCCAGCAGCTGGTGCACCAGATTATGGAACTTTGCTGGGAGAAGTGTATGGACAAGCCTGGGCCAAAATTGGACAGTCGGGCTGAGGCCTATTTTGTAAACTGCATTGAGCGCTTCATTGATACAAGCCAATTCATCTTGAATCGACTGGAACAGACCCAGAAATACAAACCAGTCTTCTCAGAGAGCCTTTCTGACTGA